A section of the Kribbella sp. HUAS MG21 genome encodes:
- a CDS encoding VOC family protein has translation MALRLGAIVLNVPQTGPSADFWRAALGLTADGNPDFLVPAAGTPPTRVHLDSTDRTHFDLWMDGSSTPEAEVERLIGLGAERVEDWTYPPNADFVVLKAPDGTVFCVIG, from the coding sequence ATGGCCCTCAGACTCGGAGCAATCGTCCTGAACGTCCCGCAGACCGGTCCGTCCGCCGACTTCTGGCGCGCCGCGCTCGGGCTCACCGCCGACGGCAACCCCGACTTCCTCGTCCCGGCGGCCGGCACACCGCCCACCCGGGTGCATCTCGACAGCACCGACCGCACGCACTTCGACCTCTGGATGGACGGATCCTCGACGCCCGAGGCCGAAGTCGAGCGGCTGATCGGGCTCGGCGCGGAACGGGTCGAGGACTGGACCTACCCGCCGAACGCGGACTTCGTGGTCCTGAAGGCGCCGGACGGCACGGTGTTCTGCGTCATCGGCTGA
- the glmU gene encoding bifunctional UDP-N-acetylglucosamine diphosphorylase/glucosamine-1-phosphate N-acetyltransferase GlmU, whose amino-acid sequence MTSHRPAAVVIMAAGLGTRMKSATPKVLHEIGGRSLVGHAVVTARALSPEHLVVVVGNGRELVEAHLKTVDPEARTAVQEQQLGTGDAVRAGLTAVPDDFDGSVIVTSGDVPLLEAETLHDLVAEHDKQGNAATVLTARVPDPTGYGRIVQAADGTVAAIVEHKDATDEQRAIDEINAGIYVFDAATLRDGLSRLTTDNAQGELYLTDVLGIARGDGKRVGSYITDDAMQTEGVNDRVQLAALRAELNRRTLVKHMRAGVTIVDPNTTWVDQTVELARDVTLLPNTQLHGATTVGSGTTIGPDTTLTDLEIGENATIIRTHGSLAVIGDGASVGPFAYLRPGTKLGVKGKIGTFVETKNSTIGDGAKVPHLTYAGDATIGDGANIGAGTIFANYDGVAKHPTHVGKHSFVGSNSVIVAPRTIADGAYLAAGTALTEDVGPGEIAVARGRQRNIKGWVARKRPGTKTAAAAEAALADQPDEQQS is encoded by the coding sequence GTGACTTCCCATCGTCCCGCGGCGGTCGTGATCATGGCCGCCGGTCTGGGAACCCGGATGAAATCGGCGACCCCGAAGGTGTTGCACGAGATCGGCGGGCGCAGTCTCGTCGGTCACGCCGTCGTCACGGCCCGGGCGCTGAGCCCGGAGCACCTGGTGGTCGTGGTCGGCAACGGCCGCGAGCTGGTCGAGGCGCACCTGAAGACCGTCGACCCCGAGGCCCGCACGGCCGTCCAGGAGCAGCAGCTCGGCACCGGCGACGCGGTCCGCGCGGGGCTCACCGCCGTACCGGACGACTTCGACGGTTCGGTGATCGTCACGTCCGGTGACGTCCCGCTGCTCGAGGCGGAGACGCTGCACGACCTGGTCGCCGAGCACGACAAGCAGGGCAACGCTGCCACGGTGCTGACCGCGCGCGTCCCGGACCCGACCGGGTACGGCCGGATCGTCCAGGCCGCGGACGGCACCGTCGCGGCGATCGTCGAGCACAAGGACGCGACCGACGAGCAGCGCGCGATCGACGAGATCAACGCGGGGATCTACGTCTTCGACGCGGCCACGCTGCGTGACGGCCTCAGCCGCCTCACCACCGACAACGCCCAGGGCGAGCTCTACTTGACCGACGTCCTCGGCATCGCCCGCGGCGACGGCAAGCGCGTCGGGTCCTACATCACCGACGACGCCATGCAGACCGAGGGCGTCAACGACCGCGTCCAGCTCGCGGCCCTGCGCGCCGAGCTGAACCGCCGGACCCTGGTCAAGCACATGCGCGCCGGCGTCACGATCGTCGACCCGAACACCACGTGGGTCGACCAGACCGTCGAGCTGGCCCGCGACGTCACCCTGCTGCCGAACACCCAGCTGCACGGCGCCACCACGGTCGGCAGCGGTACGACGATCGGCCCGGACACCACGCTGACGGACCTGGAGATCGGCGAGAACGCCACGATCATCCGCACCCACGGCTCGCTCGCGGTGATCGGCGACGGCGCGAGCGTCGGCCCGTTCGCGTACCTGCGCCCGGGCACCAAGCTCGGCGTGAAGGGCAAGATCGGCACCTTCGTCGAGACCAAGAACTCCACGATCGGCGACGGCGCCAAGGTCCCGCACCTGACGTACGCCGGCGACGCCACGATCGGCGACGGCGCGAACATCGGCGCCGGCACCATCTTCGCGAACTACGACGGGGTCGCGAAGCACCCGACGCACGTCGGCAAGCACTCCTTCGTCGGCAGCAACTCGGTCATCGTCGCGCCGCGGACGATCGCGGACGGCGCGTACCTCGCGGCCGGTACGGCGCTCACCGAGGACGTCGGCCCGGGCGAGATCGCGGTCGCGCGCGGCCGGCAGCGCAACATCAAGGGCTGGGTCGCCCGCAAGCGGCCCGGCACCAAGACCGCCGCGGCGGCCGAGGCGGCACTGGCCGACCAGCCGGACGAACAGCAGTCCTGA
- a CDS encoding ribose-phosphate diphosphokinase translates to MSGMKRTTEKNLMVFSGRAHPGLAEEVAEELGAGLVPTQAYDFANGEIYVRFEESVRGSDAFVIQSHTSPINEWIMEQLIMVDALKRASAKRITVVLPFYGYARQDKKHRGREPISARLMADLFKTAGANRLICVDLHTSQIQGFFDGPVDHLMALPILSEYVASKYGDQQLAVVSPDAGRIKVAEQWSARLGGAPLAFIHKTRDIDRPNETVANRVVGEVKDRVCILVDDMIDTAGTITKAADALVNEGAADVVIAATHAILSGPAVDRLKNCQASEVIVTNTLPISEERRFDKLTELSIAPLISRAIREVFEDGSVTSLFDGRA, encoded by the coding sequence ATGAGCGGGATGAAACGAACCACCGAGAAGAACCTGATGGTTTTCTCCGGCCGGGCGCATCCCGGTCTCGCCGAGGAGGTGGCCGAGGAGCTCGGCGCCGGCCTGGTCCCGACCCAGGCGTACGACTTCGCGAACGGCGAGATCTACGTCCGGTTCGAGGAGTCGGTCCGGGGCAGCGACGCGTTCGTGATCCAGAGCCACACCTCGCCGATCAACGAGTGGATCATGGAGCAGCTGATCATGGTCGACGCGCTGAAGCGGGCGTCGGCCAAGCGGATCACGGTGGTGCTCCCGTTCTACGGCTACGCGCGGCAGGACAAGAAGCACCGCGGCCGGGAGCCGATCTCGGCGCGGCTGATGGCCGACCTGTTCAAGACCGCGGGCGCCAACCGGCTGATCTGCGTGGACCTGCACACCTCGCAGATCCAGGGCTTCTTCGACGGCCCGGTGGACCACCTGATGGCGCTGCCGATCCTCAGCGAGTACGTCGCGAGCAAGTACGGCGACCAGCAGCTGGCCGTGGTCTCGCCGGACGCCGGGCGGATCAAGGTGGCCGAGCAGTGGTCGGCCCGGCTCGGCGGCGCGCCGCTGGCGTTCATCCACAAGACCCGCGACATCGACCGGCCGAACGAGACCGTCGCGAACCGTGTCGTCGGTGAGGTCAAGGACCGGGTCTGCATCCTGGTCGACGACATGATCGACACCGCCGGCACCATCACCAAGGCCGCCGACGCCCTCGTCAACGAGGGCGCCGCGGACGTGGTGATCGCGGCCACGCACGCGATCCTGTCCGGGCCCGCGGTGGACCGGCTGAAGAACTGCCAGGCCAGCGAGGTGATCGTCACCAACACGCTGCCGATCTCCGAGGAGCGCCGCTTCGACAAGCTCACCGAGCTGTCGATCGCACCGCTGATCAGCCGCGCGATCCGGGAGGTCTTCGAGGACGGCTCGGTCACCAGCCTGTTCGACGGCCGCGCCTGA
- a CDS encoding DUF1932 domain-containing protein, giving the protein MGSKLAAQLVSAGHEAHWVPEGRSEASKARADEAGLIGTPFAEAVRAADAVLCSCAPQGAVDIARQVGREGFTGLYVEANPLSPASLDAARSAVPEATFVDAGVVGPPPIGGPSPTHLMLSGTAAAEVAALWAGTAVTPMVVGAEPGAASAAKSSYALYNKGKAALAVLAFQLAEKHGVTEALVAQQTRADGGSLKDPALPEQLRGVAWRWGPEFDELAETLDAAGLDGDAARALRQVWSGLS; this is encoded by the coding sequence ATGGGCTCGAAGCTCGCGGCGCAGCTGGTCAGTGCCGGGCACGAGGCGCACTGGGTGCCGGAGGGCCGCAGTGAGGCGTCCAAGGCGCGGGCGGACGAGGCCGGTCTGATCGGTACGCCGTTCGCCGAGGCGGTCCGCGCCGCCGACGCGGTGCTCTGTTCCTGCGCACCGCAGGGCGCGGTCGACATCGCGCGACAGGTCGGCCGGGAGGGCTTCACCGGCTTGTACGTCGAGGCGAATCCGCTGTCCCCGGCGTCGCTGGATGCCGCGCGATCCGCCGTACCCGAAGCGACGTTCGTGGACGCCGGTGTCGTCGGTCCGCCGCCGATCGGTGGGCCGAGCCCCACGCACCTGATGCTCTCCGGTACGGCGGCCGCGGAGGTCGCCGCACTGTGGGCCGGTACGGCGGTCACGCCGATGGTGGTCGGCGCCGAACCAGGCGCGGCCAGCGCGGCGAAGTCGTCGTACGCCTTGTACAACAAGGGGAAGGCGGCGCTGGCGGTGCTCGCGTTCCAGCTCGCCGAGAAGCACGGCGTCACCGAGGCGCTGGTCGCCCAGCAGACCCGCGCGGACGGCGGTTCGCTGAAGGACCCGGCCCTTCCGGAGCAGCTCCGCGGCGTCGCGTGGCGCTGGGGCCCGGAGTTCGACGAACTCGCCGAAACCCTCGACGCCGCGGGTCTCGACGGCGACGCCGCCCGGGCGCTCCGCCAGGTCTGGAGCGGGCTCAGCTGA
- a CDS encoding 50S ribosomal protein L25/general stress protein Ctc, translating to MAEVKIQAESRTEFGKGAARRIRRDNKVPAVLYGHGSDPVHITLPGHDTMLALKTANALLLIEVEGGESHLALPKQVQRDPLKGFIEHVDLVIVKRGEKVQVEVAVHLEGEAVSDALVVTEHPAVLVEAEATHIPENIVVSVEGLEIGAQIHASDLTLPAGATLAIEPDTLIVNVTAQPTAEQVDAEMAEAEAGVEKDEPTPAEEPVAAAAE from the coding sequence GTGGCCGAGGTCAAGATCCAAGCCGAATCGCGTACGGAGTTCGGCAAGGGGGCTGCCCGCCGAATCCGCCGGGACAACAAGGTTCCCGCCGTCCTCTACGGCCACGGCAGTGACCCGGTGCACATCACGCTGCCCGGTCACGACACCATGCTGGCCCTGAAGACCGCCAACGCCCTGCTGCTGATCGAGGTCGAGGGCGGCGAGTCCCACCTGGCGCTGCCGAAGCAGGTCCAGCGCGACCCGCTGAAGGGCTTCATCGAGCACGTCGACCTGGTCATCGTGAAGCGCGGTGAGAAGGTCCAGGTCGAGGTCGCGGTGCACCTCGAGGGCGAGGCCGTCTCCGACGCGCTGGTCGTCACCGAGCACCCGGCGGTCCTGGTCGAGGCCGAGGCCACCCACATCCCGGAGAACATCGTCGTCTCCGTCGAGGGCCTCGAGATCGGCGCGCAGATCCACGCGTCCGACCTGACCCTGCCGGCCGGCGCCACCCTGGCGATCGAGCCCGACACCCTGATCGTGAACGTCACCGCCCAGCCGACCGCCGAGCAGGTCGACGCGGAGATGGCCGAGGCCGAGGCGGGCGTGGAGAAGGACGAGCCGACTCCCGCCGAGGAGCCGGTGGCCGCCGCGGCGGAGTAG
- the pth gene encoding aminoacyl-tRNA hydrolase, with product MADDVWLVVGLGNPGPSYARTRHNIGHLVADELAARTGASWKQGKQVRAEVIETRISGLRTILAKPRAYMNESGGPVSGLLKFFKLDPANLVVVHDELDIDFGVLRCKFGGGDNGHNGLKSLRKSVGTGEYYRVRFGVGRPPGRQAPADFVLNEFSAAERKDLPFAVDRTADAVESLLTDGLEATQGKYNT from the coding sequence GTGGCGGACGACGTGTGGTTGGTCGTCGGACTGGGGAATCCCGGCCCTTCCTATGCCCGCACCCGGCACAACATCGGGCACCTGGTCGCCGACGAGCTGGCGGCCCGGACCGGGGCGAGCTGGAAACAGGGCAAGCAGGTCAGGGCCGAGGTGATCGAGACCCGGATCAGCGGCCTGCGGACGATCCTGGCCAAGCCCCGCGCGTACATGAACGAGTCCGGCGGCCCGGTGTCCGGGCTGCTGAAGTTCTTCAAGCTGGACCCGGCGAACCTGGTCGTCGTGCACGACGAGCTGGACATCGACTTCGGCGTCCTGCGCTGCAAGTTCGGCGGCGGCGACAACGGCCACAACGGCCTGAAATCGCTGCGCAAGTCGGTTGGCACCGGTGAGTACTATCGAGTCCGGTTCGGTGTGGGTCGTCCGCCGGGCCGGCAGGCGCCCGCCGACTTCGTCCTGAACGAGTTCTCCGCGGCCGAACGCAAGGACCTTCCGTTCGCCGTCGACCGGACCGCGGACGCGGTGGAATCGCTGCTCACCGACGGCCTGGAAGCCACCCAAGGGAAGTACAACACGTGA
- the mfd gene encoding transcription-repair coupling factor, whose amino-acid sequence MKLTGLVDTLITDPVVSEAVRDARADGVTTLDLSAPTPVRPVLLAALAAAQNGADRPVLAVTATFREAEELTEALQCLVEEPSTVAYYPAWETLPHERLSPRSDTVGRRLAVLRRLVHPDPSDETTGPIRILVAPVRSVLQPQVAGLADLRPVQLHVGDTVELEDVVERLAAAAYHRVDLVERRGEFAVRGGIIDVFPPTEEHPLRVDFFGDDVEEIRYFAVADQRSLEIAEHGLWAPPCRELLLTAEVRSRAAVLAKEHPELAELFEKLAEGHAVEGMESLAPVLVDEMELLVDLMPAGTHVVVSDPERVRARAHDLVATSQEFLEASWAAAAGGGEAPIDLGAAAYMSLGDVRSQALGRGLAWWSLSPFAAAPTDEPELRDSMGARVAFDIDTESGAVTSKILAVREVDPYRGETGAAVEDIRGWLRDGWRVVCVTEGHGPAQRLAEVFSEAELPARAVEGIEQIPEPGVVLISQGQLDHGFVAEGIKLAVLTENDLAGQRSAAERRSQQRMPSRRKKTIDPLELQPGDFVVHEQHGVGRYVEMMQRTVGSGSQKATREYVVIEFAPSKRGQPGDRLYVPTDQLDQVTRYVGGEQPTLDKMGGGDWAKRKGRARKAVRQIAGELIKLYAARQATKGHAFAKDTPWQRELEDAFPFVETPDQLATIDDVKHDMERITPMDRIVCGDVGYGKTEIAVRAAFKAVQDGKQVAVLVPTTLLVQQHYATFAERYAAFPVNVAPLSRFQTDKESKAALDGLADGSVDVVIGTHRLLSGEVQFKDLGLVIVDEEQRFGVEHKEQLKRLRTAVDVLTMSATPIPRTLEMSITGIREMSTIATPPEERHPVLTFVGAYDEHQVTAAIRRELLREGQVFVVHNRVNTIEKAAARIRQLVPEARVSVAHGQMNEHTLESVIQDFWEKRSDVIVCTTIVESGIDISNANTMIVERADLLGLSQLHQLRGRVGRGRERAYAYFFFPPEKPLTETAHDRLATIAQHADLGGGMAVAMKDLEIRGAGNLLGGEQSGHIADVGFDLYVRLVGEAVAEYRGDTQAEEPEVKIELPVDAHLPHDYVPSQRLRLEMYQRLAAVRDDEGIAELVEELHDRYGDIPQPVLNLIEVAKFRNHARRAGLHDVTLQGNMIRFGPVELPDSKVLRLNRLYPKSLVKPQLHTILVPRPATRPIGGQPLRDQELLQWCTRLIDDVIAEPIVVPA is encoded by the coding sequence GTGAAGCTGACGGGGCTGGTCGACACCCTGATCACCGATCCGGTGGTGTCCGAGGCCGTGCGTGACGCCCGCGCGGACGGCGTCACGACCCTCGACCTGAGCGCGCCGACGCCGGTGCGCCCGGTCCTGCTGGCCGCGCTCGCCGCGGCGCAGAACGGCGCCGACCGCCCGGTGCTCGCCGTCACCGCCACGTTCCGCGAGGCCGAGGAGCTCACCGAAGCCCTCCAGTGCCTCGTCGAAGAGCCCAGCACAGTCGCCTACTACCCGGCCTGGGAGACGCTCCCGCACGAGCGGCTGTCGCCCCGGTCGGACACCGTCGGCCGGCGGCTCGCCGTACTGCGCCGACTCGTGCACCCGGACCCGTCCGACGAGACGACCGGCCCGATCCGGATCCTGGTCGCGCCGGTGCGGTCCGTTCTGCAGCCGCAGGTCGCGGGCCTCGCGGACCTGCGGCCGGTGCAGCTGCACGTCGGCGACACGGTCGAGCTCGAGGACGTCGTCGAGCGGCTGGCCGCGGCGGCGTACCACCGGGTGGACCTGGTCGAGCGGCGCGGTGAGTTCGCGGTCCGCGGTGGCATCATCGACGTGTTCCCGCCGACCGAGGAGCACCCGCTGCGGGTGGACTTCTTCGGCGACGACGTCGAGGAGATCCGGTACTTCGCGGTCGCCGACCAGCGCTCGCTCGAGATCGCGGAGCACGGCCTGTGGGCGCCGCCGTGCCGCGAGCTGCTGCTCACCGCCGAGGTGCGGTCGCGGGCCGCCGTACTCGCGAAGGAACACCCCGAGCTGGCCGAGCTGTTCGAGAAGCTCGCCGAAGGGCACGCCGTCGAGGGCATGGAGTCGCTGGCTCCGGTGCTGGTCGACGAGATGGAGCTGCTCGTCGACCTGATGCCGGCCGGTACGCACGTGGTGGTCAGCGACCCCGAGCGGGTCCGCGCCCGGGCGCACGACCTGGTCGCGACCAGCCAGGAGTTCCTGGAGGCGTCGTGGGCCGCGGCGGCCGGTGGCGGCGAGGCGCCGATCGACCTGGGCGCGGCGGCGTACATGTCGCTCGGCGACGTCCGGTCGCAGGCGCTGGGCCGGGGCCTGGCGTGGTGGAGCCTGTCGCCGTTCGCGGCCGCGCCGACCGACGAGCCCGAGCTGCGGGACTCGATGGGCGCGCGGGTCGCGTTCGACATCGACACCGAGTCCGGCGCGGTCACCAGCAAGATCCTCGCGGTCCGCGAGGTCGACCCGTACCGCGGCGAGACCGGCGCGGCCGTCGAGGACATCCGCGGCTGGCTGCGGGACGGCTGGCGGGTCGTCTGCGTCACCGAAGGCCATGGTCCCGCGCAGCGGCTGGCCGAGGTGTTCTCCGAGGCGGAGCTGCCGGCCCGGGCGGTCGAGGGGATCGAGCAGATCCCCGAGCCGGGCGTCGTACTGATCTCGCAGGGCCAGCTCGACCACGGGTTCGTTGCCGAGGGCATCAAGCTCGCCGTGCTCACCGAGAACGACCTGGCCGGCCAGCGCTCGGCGGCCGAACGCCGTTCCCAGCAACGGATGCCGTCGCGCCGCAAGAAGACGATCGACCCGCTGGAGCTGCAGCCCGGCGACTTCGTCGTGCACGAGCAGCACGGCGTCGGCCGGTACGTCGAGATGATGCAGCGCACGGTCGGCTCGGGCAGCCAGAAGGCCACCCGCGAGTACGTCGTGATCGAGTTCGCGCCGAGCAAGCGCGGCCAGCCCGGCGACCGGCTGTACGTGCCGACCGACCAGCTCGACCAGGTCACCCGGTACGTCGGCGGCGAGCAGCCGACGCTCGACAAGATGGGCGGCGGCGACTGGGCCAAGCGCAAGGGCCGCGCCCGCAAGGCGGTCCGGCAGATCGCCGGCGAGCTGATCAAGCTGTACGCCGCGCGCCAGGCGACCAAGGGCCACGCGTTCGCCAAGGACACCCCGTGGCAGCGCGAACTGGAGGACGCGTTCCCGTTCGTGGAGACGCCCGACCAGCTCGCCACCATCGACGACGTGAAGCACGACATGGAACGCATCACGCCGATGGACCGCATCGTCTGCGGCGACGTCGGGTACGGCAAGACCGAGATCGCCGTCCGGGCCGCGTTCAAGGCGGTGCAGGACGGCAAGCAGGTCGCCGTACTGGTGCCGACGACGCTGCTCGTGCAGCAGCACTACGCGACCTTCGCCGAGCGGTACGCCGCGTTCCCGGTGAACGTGGCGCCGTTGTCGCGGTTCCAGACCGACAAGGAGTCGAAGGCGGCGCTGGACGGGCTCGCCGACGGCTCGGTCGACGTCGTGATCGGTACCCACCGGCTGCTGTCCGGCGAGGTGCAGTTCAAGGACCTCGGGCTCGTGATCGTCGACGAGGAGCAGCGGTTCGGGGTCGAGCACAAGGAGCAGCTCAAGCGGCTGCGGACCGCGGTCGACGTGCTGACGATGTCGGCGACGCCGATCCCGCGGACGCTGGAGATGTCGATCACCGGCATCCGCGAGATGTCCACGATCGCCACTCCGCCCGAGGAACGGCACCCGGTGCTGACCTTCGTCGGCGCGTACGACGAGCACCAGGTGACCGCCGCGATCCGACGCGAGCTGCTCCGCGAAGGCCAGGTCTTCGTGGTCCACAACCGGGTGAACACGATCGAGAAGGCGGCCGCCCGGATCCGCCAGCTGGTGCCCGAGGCGCGGGTGTCGGTCGCGCACGGCCAGATGAACGAGCACACGCTGGAGAGCGTGATCCAGGACTTCTGGGAGAAGCGCTCCGACGTGATCGTGTGTACGACGATCGTCGAGTCCGGGATCGACATCTCGAACGCGAACACGATGATCGTCGAGCGCGCCGACCTGCTCGGCCTGTCCCAGCTGCACCAGCTCCGCGGCCGCGTGGGCCGGGGCCGCGAGCGGGCGTACGCGTACTTCTTCTTCCCGCCCGAGAAGCCGCTCACCGAGACCGCGCACGACCGGCTGGCGACGATCGCCCAGCACGCGGACCTTGGCGGCGGTATGGCGGTCGCGATGAAGGACCTGGAGATCCGCGGTGCCGGCAACCTGCTCGGCGGCGAGCAGTCCGGGCACATCGCGGACGTCGGCTTCGACCTGTACGTCCGGCTGGTCGGCGAGGCGGTCGCGGAGTACCGCGGCGACACCCAGGCCGAGGAGCCCGAGGTCAAGATCGAGCTGCCGGTCGACGCGCATCTGCCGCACGACTACGTCCCGTCGCAGCGGCTGCGGCTGGAGATGTACCAGCGGCTCGCGGCGGTCCGGGACGACGAGGGCATCGCCGAGCTCGTCGAGGAGCTGCACGACCGGTACGGCGACATCCCGCAGCCGGTGCTGAACCTGATCGAGGTGGCGAAGTTCCGCAACCACGCCCGCCGGGCGGGGCTGCACGACGTCACGCTGCAGGGGAACATGATCCGGTTCGGGCCGGTGGAGCTGCCGGATTCGAAGGTGCTGCGGCTGAACAGGCTGTACCCGAAGAGTCTGGTGAAGCCGCAACTGCATACCATTCTGGTGCCGCGCCCGGCCACCAGGCCGATCGGCGGCCAGCCGCTCCGGGACCAGGAGTTGCTGCAATGGTGCACCCGGTTGATCGACGACGTGATCGCCGAACCTATTGTGGTGCCGGCGTGA
- a CDS encoding MazG family protein, producing the protein MPSEPEPVNDVPERGGSGRITVLLTSPRVAPGLLTRAAWQALSDADAIGSAGGPDRPDVQAVIGSGLVVTQVEGDVAAHWSWLSSAAADGREVAWLVGDDGEPGLIHVVADQLTREPRPAYGVELVHGSYDVPGARLIDLVRVMDRLRRNCPWDQEQTHESLAKYLLEETYETLEAIDTGDREHLREELGDLLLQVAFHSRIAEDDEAFTVDDVAGDIVEKLIRRHPHVFGTVDAADAAAVEANWETIKAAEKQRSSVLEGIPLALPALALADKVLGRAAKLLPTEPTPTEPADETERIGRELLTIVHEARTAGVDPEQALRATINTLATQIRTTENGG; encoded by the coding sequence ATGCCCTCTGAGCCCGAGCCGGTGAACGACGTACCGGAGCGCGGTGGGTCGGGCCGGATCACGGTCCTGCTCACCAGCCCGCGGGTCGCGCCCGGTCTGCTCACGCGCGCGGCTTGGCAGGCGCTGTCCGACGCCGACGCGATCGGCTCCGCGGGCGGACCTGACCGGCCCGACGTCCAGGCCGTGATCGGCTCCGGTCTGGTCGTCACGCAGGTCGAGGGCGACGTCGCCGCGCACTGGTCCTGGCTGTCGTCGGCGGCCGCGGACGGTCGCGAGGTCGCCTGGCTGGTCGGCGACGACGGCGAGCCCGGCCTGATCCACGTGGTGGCTGATCAGCTCACGCGCGAGCCGCGACCGGCGTACGGCGTGGAGCTCGTCCACGGGTCGTACGACGTACCCGGGGCCCGGCTGATCGACCTGGTGCGGGTGATGGACCGGCTGCGGCGGAACTGCCCCTGGGACCAGGAGCAGACGCACGAGAGCCTGGCGAAGTACCTGCTCGAGGAGACCTACGAGACCCTCGAGGCGATCGACACCGGCGACCGCGAGCACCTCCGCGAGGAGCTCGGCGATCTCCTGCTCCAGGTCGCGTTCCACTCCCGGATCGCCGAGGACGACGAGGCGTTCACCGTCGACGACGTCGCCGGCGACATCGTCGAGAAGCTGATCCGCCGCCACCCGCACGTCTTCGGCACCGTCGACGCGGCCGACGCCGCCGCCGTCGAGGCCAACTGGGAAACCATCAAGGCCGCCGAGAAACAACGCTCCTCGGTCCTCGAAGGCATCCCCCTGGCCCTCCCCGCCCTGGCCCTCGCCGACAAGGTCCTAGGCCGCGCCGCCAAACTCCTCCCCACGGAGCCCACCCCCACCGAGCCCGCCGACGAAACCGAACGCATCGGCCGCGAACTCCTCACCATCGTCCACGAAGCCCGCACCGCCGGCGTAGACCCCGAACAAGCCCTCCGCGCCACCATCAACACCCTCGCCACCCAAATCCGCACCACCGAGAACGGCGGCTAG
- a CDS encoding PIN domain-containing protein produces MSPRKRVRSVPQGALVLDNEGLSRAATDRAMYVRLYAAHADGRRVVTSAAILAEALRGERRDAAVYRVLGGIVVEPVSRALGERAGQLIGAARLGSGQAVDAILVATALAEAGPVVIATSDVGDLKALVGDEHRVAVVPADQL; encoded by the coding sequence GTGAGCCCGCGCAAGCGCGTGCGTTCGGTACCGCAGGGAGCGCTCGTCCTCGACAACGAGGGGCTGTCCCGGGCCGCGACGGATCGAGCGATGTACGTCCGGTTGTACGCCGCACACGCCGATGGGCGGCGGGTCGTCACGTCCGCGGCGATCCTCGCCGAGGCGCTCCGCGGCGAGCGGCGCGATGCGGCGGTGTACCGAGTCCTCGGTGGGATCGTGGTCGAGCCCGTCAGCCGCGCCCTGGGCGAGCGTGCCGGACAACTGATCGGAGCGGCACGCCTCGGCTCCGGCCAGGCCGTCGACGCTATCCTCGTGGCCACGGCCCTCGCCGAAGCCGGACCTGTCGTGATCGCCACCTCGGACGTGGGTGACCTCAAGGCTCTCGTCGGTGACGAGCACCGCGTCGCGGTAGTGCCCGCCGACCAGCTGTGA
- a CDS encoding transcriptional regulator, which produces MIEGLDPIIHAPKRLAAMAVLANATTVTFRFLKDYLEVTDSDLSKHMSALENAGYVTTTKSGHGRGATTTYRMTKSGEHAYTTHRNALRTLLDGPK; this is translated from the coding sequence GTGATCGAGGGACTGGACCCGATCATCCACGCCCCGAAACGTCTGGCGGCGATGGCGGTCCTGGCGAACGCCACCACGGTGACGTTCCGCTTCCTCAAGGACTACCTCGAGGTCACGGATTCCGACCTCTCCAAACACATGTCAGCCCTGGAGAACGCCGGCTACGTCACGACCACCAAGTCGGGCCACGGCCGCGGCGCCACCACCACCTACCGCATGACCAAGTCCGGCGAACACGCCTACACCACCCACCGCAACGCCCTCCGAACCCTCCTGGACGGGCCGAAATAG